A genome region from Nitrospira sp. includes the following:
- a CDS encoding GDSL-type esterase/lipase family protein, giving the protein MYARFGPALFCLTLWLGSTLSPIGCTVAAADQITAVVPAPQTQAWWTERHERAVARLQQSPVDLLFIGDSITQGWEEAGRRVWETFYGRRRAANLGFNGDQTNNVLWRLQHGELDGIAPKLAIVMIGTNNTSVRKDPPEQTAAGIHAILTTLHTRLPQTKILLLAVFPRGWSADEPLRLVNQALNERLRAYADQRQVLFLDLGPRFLDKAGRLSEEVMPDALHPSERGYRLWAEGMEHLVKPLLRE; this is encoded by the coding sequence ATGTACGCACGGTTTGGTCCTGCTCTCTTTTGTCTGACACTGTGGCTTGGATCGACGCTGTCGCCCATAGGCTGCACGGTTGCCGCCGCCGACCAAATCACAGCAGTGGTTCCAGCCCCTCAGACTCAAGCCTGGTGGACGGAACGGCATGAACGCGCCGTGGCCCGTCTGCAGCAGAGCCCGGTCGATCTCCTGTTCATTGGGGATTCCATTACGCAAGGATGGGAAGAAGCTGGACGCCGGGTATGGGAAACCTTTTATGGACGGCGTCGTGCAGCAAACCTGGGATTCAACGGCGACCAGACCAACAACGTACTCTGGCGGCTCCAGCATGGGGAGCTTGATGGGATCGCGCCCAAACTGGCGATCGTGATGATCGGCACCAACAACACGTCAGTACGGAAAGATCCTCCGGAACAGACCGCTGCCGGCATCCACGCGATTCTGACCACGTTGCACACGCGTCTGCCACAGACTAAAATCTTGCTGTTGGCGGTGTTTCCCAGAGGCTGGTCAGCCGACGAGCCGCTGCGGCTTGTGAATCAGGCCCTCAACGAACGACTACGGGCCTACGCCGATCAGCGCCAGGTATTGTTCCTCGATCTAGGCCCACGTTTTCTCGACAAGGCAGGACGACTCTCCGAGGAGGTCATGCCGGATGCCCTGCACCCCAGCGAGCGAGGCTACCGCCTATGGGCCGAGGGCATGGAACACCTGGTCAAACCTTTACTGCGCGAATGA
- the hemL gene encoding glutamate-1-semialdehyde 2,1-aminomutase → MKTQRSEQLFADAQLIIPGGVNSPVRAFRSVGGQPRFIARAKGSRLYDVDGNSYIDYVLSWGPMILGHAPTTVTKAIQQAAANGTSYGAPTELEIQLATMIREALPSMELVRLVSSGTEAVMSAIRVARAYTKRDGILKFEGCYHGHSDYLLAKAGSGLTTLGIPDCPGVPEDFTKHTLTVPYNDLATTEKLIKKHYRQLACVIVEPIAGNMGVIPPSPEFLYGLRKLTDAHGMLLIFDEVISGFRVQYGGAQTLYDIKPDLTILGKIIGGGLPVGAYGGTKDIMKMIAPSGPVYQAGTLSGNPLAVTAGIETLKRLKKPGTYEQLEQRSVALAEGLGHAARKAGVALTQTRVSSMMCAFFSQGPVTDWASAKKADTKAYAKFFHQMLDAGIYLAPSQFEAAFMSVAHTPKDIDRTISVAQAAFKNL, encoded by the coding sequence ATGAAAACACAACGATCGGAACAACTCTTCGCAGATGCGCAGCTCATCATCCCCGGTGGGGTGAACAGTCCGGTTCGGGCTTTTCGCTCGGTAGGGGGGCAGCCTCGATTCATCGCCCGCGCCAAAGGCTCACGCCTCTATGACGTCGACGGGAATAGCTACATCGACTACGTCCTGTCCTGGGGACCGATGATTCTCGGCCACGCGCCAACGACCGTCACCAAGGCCATTCAACAGGCCGCCGCGAACGGCACCAGCTATGGCGCGCCGACGGAGCTAGAGATTCAGCTGGCCACGATGATTCGCGAGGCCCTGCCCTCCATGGAATTGGTTCGGCTGGTGAGTTCAGGAACCGAAGCGGTCATGAGCGCCATTCGCGTCGCCCGTGCCTATACGAAACGCGACGGCATCCTCAAATTCGAAGGGTGTTATCACGGCCACAGCGACTACCTCCTGGCCAAGGCAGGGTCAGGTCTCACGACACTCGGAATTCCCGACTGCCCCGGTGTGCCGGAAGACTTCACCAAACACACATTGACCGTCCCCTATAACGATCTCGCCACCACGGAAAAGCTGATCAAGAAGCATTACCGCCAGCTCGCCTGCGTCATCGTTGAGCCGATCGCCGGCAACATGGGAGTGATTCCTCCCTCCCCGGAATTCCTGTACGGCTTGCGTAAGTTGACCGACGCCCACGGCATGTTGCTGATTTTCGACGAAGTCATCTCGGGATTCCGTGTGCAATACGGCGGCGCGCAAACGCTCTACGACATCAAGCCTGATCTGACGATCCTGGGGAAAATTATCGGCGGAGGACTTCCGGTCGGGGCCTACGGGGGCACGAAGGACATTATGAAGATGATTGCCCCGTCCGGACCGGTCTATCAGGCGGGCACGTTGTCAGGGAATCCGCTGGCCGTCACGGCCGGCATCGAAACACTGAAGCGCCTCAAGAAACCGGGCACCTACGAGCAGCTCGAGCAACGGTCGGTTGCGCTGGCCGAGGGACTGGGACATGCCGCGCGAAAAGCCGGGGTTGCTCTCACGCAAACCCGTGTGAGTTCGATGATGTGTGCGTTCTTTTCCCAGGGCCCGGTCACGGATTGGGCATCAGCCAAGAAAGCCGACACGAAGGCCTACGCGAAGTTCTTTCATCAGATGCTGGACGCCGGGATTTACCTGGCCCCGTCACAGTTCGAAGCCGCGTTTATGTCAGTGGCCCATACACCAAAAGACATCGACCGCACGATCAGCGTCGCTCAAGCCGCGTTCAAGAACCTCTAA
- a CDS encoding thermonuclease family protein, which produces MLHRNERISRLLSRFTLLVLITAPTSQAASAVEESRSTLHTYTPATTQDPGPFHCNDCWGLKPEERQPLPQHQAPRYRRGHHERGPRPHKNPFAKKSRSHSHGLRSLPHHALSMGSFERTVEPWQVRTVDGDTIRYGTDRIRIRGYNAPEMSEPGGREAAFRLEQLMQEGTINIVPHGHDVYGRTLADVFVNGQNVAEVMTGEGFGRRG; this is translated from the coding sequence ATGCTGCACAGAAACGAACGTATTTCCCGCCTGCTCAGCCGATTCACCTTGCTGGTTTTAATCACCGCCCCCACCTCGCAAGCCGCCAGTGCCGTAGAGGAAAGCCGTTCCACCCTGCATACCTACACACCGGCAACGACACAGGATCCGGGACCATTCCACTGCAACGACTGTTGGGGATTGAAACCAGAGGAACGTCAGCCGCTGCCCCAACATCAAGCCCCACGGTATCGGCGTGGGCACCATGAGCGAGGCCCTAGACCGCACAAGAATCCCTTCGCAAAAAAGTCTCGTTCGCACAGCCATGGTCTTCGCTCCCTCCCGCACCACGCGCTGTCGATGGGAAGTTTCGAGCGGACCGTGGAACCCTGGCAAGTCCGCACCGTTGACGGCGACACGATTCGCTACGGCACCGACCGCATCCGCATTCGCGGCTACAACGCGCCGGAGATGTCGGAACCGGGTGGGCGAGAAGCGGCATTCCGACTGGAGCAACTGATGCAGGAAGGAACGATCAATATCGTCCCCCACGGCCACGATGTCTACGGCCGGACACTGGCGGATGTGTTCGTGAACGGCCAGAACGTAGCGGAGGTGATGACGGGGGAGGGATTTGGAAGGAGGGGGTGA
- a CDS encoding four helix bundle protein, whose amino-acid sequence MQEVSFRFETLNIWKKAKNYASKVYLATAKFPRHEDYGLRSQMNRAVNSICLNIAEGSAKSSKKAFDYHLEIALGSTVEVVAASCLAAEQAYIADLEHKALYDEGQKLAKSINAFRNALE is encoded by the coding sequence GTGCAAGAAGTGTCATTCAGGTTTGAAACGCTCAATATATGGAAGAAGGCAAAAAATTACGCTTCGAAAGTATATTTGGCGACGGCGAAATTCCCTCGCCACGAGGACTATGGATTAAGATCTCAGATGAACAGAGCCGTGAATTCCATTTGCCTCAATATTGCCGAAGGTTCGGCCAAGAGCTCTAAAAAGGCTTTTGACTATCATCTGGAAATTGCCCTAGGTTCGACGGTCGAAGTCGTGGCTGCGTCCTGTCTCGCGGCGGAGCAAGCATATATTGCCGACCTTGAACACAAGGCGTTGTACGATGAAGGTCAGAAGCTGGCAAAGAGCATCAATGCATTCCGGAACGCACTGGAGTGA
- a CDS encoding N-acetylmuramoyl-L-alanine amidase: MPSPATYQFNLPRRGRPSDVMLNEVWYPGIQAYWEGSTSSRIFDAILGIKALVVHATAGSSSAGAISVMKEGKASFHWLLPDEDEPQHGQLVWACAPEARAAWHVRNSCSHPSVNDGADKVNHWSLGIEVVNGQTTRDSFSDWQIQTTAQIVRYCWAKYPNLKHVVSHAKLDPARRSDPGAAFPWARLKKLVLAPDAEDGVPRVAAEATSAASIESVIDHKGCCQG, translated from the coding sequence ATGCCGAGTCCCGCCACCTACCAATTCAATCTGCCACGACGAGGCCGCCCGTCCGACGTGATGCTCAACGAAGTGTGGTACCCCGGCATTCAAGCCTATTGGGAGGGTAGCACGTCGAGTCGCATCTTCGACGCCATCTTAGGCATCAAAGCGCTGGTCGTTCACGCGACCGCCGGTTCGAGTTCGGCAGGCGCCATCTCGGTAATGAAGGAGGGGAAGGCGTCGTTTCACTGGCTGCTGCCGGATGAAGATGAGCCGCAACATGGGCAACTCGTGTGGGCCTGTGCGCCGGAAGCCAGAGCCGCGTGGCATGTCAGAAATTCCTGTTCACACCCGAGCGTGAACGACGGCGCCGACAAGGTCAACCACTGGTCGCTTGGTATCGAGGTGGTGAATGGGCAGACGACCCGCGACTCCTTTTCCGATTGGCAGATCCAAACCACCGCACAGATCGTGCGTTACTGCTGGGCCAAATACCCCAACCTGAAACATGTCGTCTCCCACGCGAAGCTGGACCCGGCGCGGCGTAGTGATCCGGGCGCTGCCTTTCCCTGGGCACGTCTCAAGAAACTCGTCCTCGCACCGGATGCAGAGGATGGAGTGCCGCGCGTGGCTGCGGAAGCGACATCGGCGGCCTCCATTGAATCTGTGATCGATCACAAGGGTTGTTGCCAAGGTTGA
- a CDS encoding META domain-containing protein: MNRRAEQNRWELSHWGDRSIPYGDDGDPVILSFKEGRVSGHAGCNRYRAAIVFGPARGELKVSQGITTRMACEPRHMEFETSFIRAFEASTRYRLDGESLSFESDIAPPLEFYRRPLD; this comes from the coding sequence ATGAACCGGCGCGCCGAGCAGAACCGATGGGAGCTGTCGCATTGGGGTGATCGTTCGATTCCTTATGGCGACGATGGAGACCCCGTGATCCTCTCGTTCAAGGAGGGGAGAGTGTCAGGTCATGCCGGTTGCAATCGTTATCGTGCGGCCATCGTCTTCGGACCAGCCAGGGGAGAGCTGAAAGTCTCCCAAGGCATCACCACCCGCATGGCCTGTGAGCCCCGGCACATGGAGTTTGAAACATCGTTTATCCGGGCGTTTGAAGCCTCGACCCGTTATCGCCTGGACGGTGAAAGCTTGTCATTCGAAAGCGACATCGCTCCGCCCTTGGAGTTTTACCGTCGCCCCCTGGACTGA
- a CDS encoding TIGR02710 family CRISPR-associated CARF protein, which translates to MPADTPVKALILAFTDAPALAAYVINRLQPELLCFFVPESAKTQVEEAVQPLVQQMPKRWDWVVTPDPADVMVCHQALSRTIHDLFRNWAVQVGEVVVDLTGATPAMAAALATVSQPWTSRVISLVDAVGREEGEAIAIGGLTKYWLQGNPWDESAVVVRREASEAFNHGSFRAAATLFHTLEARVSGGQKPLYRALGELSSGYGLWEQFHYRQAWDKLKTSLKALDMASLWGGPPGLKALLPFIKANNGFLEKLVLDPADVKEGVVLDLLAHAHRRAHVDHDYERAMVALMRAMEACAQRQLFKQYKIKTWDVQPEQLPEAMRDTCRTCYLDDVDGKYKLPLQSQFRALAGLGDQMGQAFLRDWPKMKPLLDAANHAVLGHGFEAIKAERVQQFSDVVMKLTSVSESSLPKFPNLNL; encoded by the coding sequence ATGCCTGCGGATACTCCTGTCAAAGCGCTCATCCTCGCCTTCACCGACGCACCGGCGCTCGCCGCCTATGTCATCAATCGACTGCAGCCGGAATTGCTCTGCTTTTTTGTGCCGGAATCTGCGAAAACGCAGGTCGAGGAGGCGGTGCAACCGCTGGTGCAACAGATGCCGAAGCGCTGGGACTGGGTGGTGACACCCGATCCGGCCGACGTGATGGTCTGTCATCAGGCCTTGTCACGAACCATTCACGACCTGTTTCGCAATTGGGCTGTGCAGGTGGGTGAGGTCGTGGTCGATTTGACGGGAGCGACCCCCGCCATGGCCGCGGCGCTGGCGACGGTCAGTCAACCTTGGACATCGCGAGTCATCAGTCTGGTTGATGCGGTGGGTCGCGAAGAGGGTGAAGCGATCGCGATCGGCGGCCTGACCAAGTATTGGCTGCAAGGCAATCCCTGGGATGAGTCGGCAGTGGTGGTGCGCCGGGAGGCCAGCGAGGCGTTCAATCACGGTTCGTTCAGGGCCGCCGCGACCTTGTTTCATACGCTGGAAGCTCGCGTGAGCGGTGGGCAGAAACCCCTCTATCGAGCCTTGGGGGAATTGTCGTCGGGGTATGGGTTGTGGGAGCAGTTTCATTACCGCCAGGCCTGGGACAAACTGAAGACCTCGCTGAAGGCGCTGGACATGGCGTCGCTCTGGGGTGGGCCGCCCGGGTTAAAGGCGCTTCTGCCGTTCATTAAAGCCAATAACGGATTTTTGGAAAAGCTGGTACTGGATCCCGCCGACGTGAAGGAAGGGGTCGTGCTCGATCTGCTCGCACATGCCCATCGTCGCGCCCACGTGGACCATGATTATGAGCGGGCCATGGTGGCACTCATGCGCGCGATGGAAGCCTGCGCTCAGCGGCAACTCTTCAAGCAGTACAAGATCAAGACCTGGGATGTGCAGCCGGAGCAATTGCCCGAGGCGATGCGGGACACCTGCCGCACCTGTTACCTGGACGATGTGGACGGGAAGTATAAGCTCCCGTTGCAGAGCCAGTTCCGGGCATTGGCCGGCCTGGGTGATCAGATGGGGCAGGCGTTTCTCCGCGATTGGCCCAAGATGAAGCCGCTCCTCGATGCCGCCAACCATGCCGTGCTGGGCCACGGGTTTGAGGCGATCAAAGCCGAACGCGTACAGCAGTTCTCCGATGTGGTGATGAAACTCACCAGCGTGAGTGAGTCCTCGCTGCCGAAGTTTCCGAATCTTAACCTCTAA
- a CDS encoding thioesterase family protein encodes MEIRIYYEDTDCGGVVYYANYLKYFERARTHYLEERGLSVAELRDVGTQFMVVHAELDYRSPARYGETLVIETTMAAVSQASFTFAHVLRERSSGRLVVEGSAKLVAVDEQLKIKRLDKPTLAALQGLPQTRS; translated from the coding sequence ATGGAAATTAGAATCTACTACGAAGACACCGACTGCGGCGGGGTGGTGTACTACGCCAACTATCTGAAGTATTTCGAGCGGGCGCGTACCCACTATCTCGAAGAGCGGGGCCTGTCGGTTGCAGAGTTACGAGACGTGGGGACGCAGTTTATGGTGGTCCATGCCGAACTCGACTATCGATCGCCGGCGCGGTATGGTGAGACGCTGGTCATCGAGACGACGATGGCGGCGGTGAGTCAAGCCTCCTTTACCTTCGCGCATGTCCTGCGGGAACGGAGTAGCGGGCGTCTCGTAGTCGAAGGGTCGGCCAAGTTAGTGGCAGTGGATGAGCAGTTGAAAATAAAGCGGCTCGACAAACCCACTCTGGCTGCGCTACAAGGACTTCCACAGACGAGGAGCTAA
- a CDS encoding GNAT family N-acetyltransferase: MHLFDMIHQANLLTPRLRLRQWRLSDLEPLAAMNSDPDVMRYYPAPWAREQSDAFAQRVMGLIDERGWGFWAVEERASGRFIGFVGLHVPSQELPFSPCVEVGWRLARPYWGLGYATEAAQSAIAFGFEQLHLEELVAFTAITNLKSSAVMERLGMRLDSEFDHPQVPIESVLHRHVLYRLRSPE; the protein is encoded by the coding sequence ATGCATCTGTTCGACATGATTCATCAGGCCAACCTCCTCACACCCCGCCTTCGTCTCCGACAGTGGCGACTATCGGACCTTGAACCGCTCGCAGCAATGAATTCCGACCCCGATGTCATGCGTTATTATCCGGCGCCTTGGGCCAGAGAGCAGAGCGATGCGTTTGCTCAACGGGTGATGGGACTGATCGACGAACGTGGTTGGGGCTTCTGGGCGGTTGAGGAACGGGCGTCAGGGCGATTCATCGGCTTTGTCGGCTTACATGTCCCATCCCAGGAACTGCCGTTCTCGCCCTGCGTGGAAGTCGGTTGGCGCCTGGCCAGACCATACTGGGGTCTGGGCTATGCCACGGAGGCCGCGCAATCGGCCATTGCGTTCGGATTCGAGCAACTCCATCTGGAGGAACTCGTGGCATTCACCGCCATCACCAACCTGAAATCGAGCGCGGTGATGGAACGCCTCGGGATGCGGCTCGACTCCGAATTCGACCACCCCCAGGTGCCCATCGAATCCGTGCTGCATCGGCATGTGTTGTATCGTCTTCGCTCGCCTGAATAA